In a genomic window of Paracoccaceae bacterium:
- the alaS gene encoding alanine--tRNA ligase translates to MQTLNDIRSTFLSYFDKQGHAVVPSSPLVPRNDPTLMFANSGMVQFKNLFTGVETRDYQRAATAQKCVRAGGKHNDLDNVGMTARHLTFFEMLGNFSFGDYFKEQAIPFAWEVLTKELGIPKEKLLVTVYHTDDEAAEIWKKVAGLPDDRIIRIATDDNFWRMGPTGPCGPCTEIFFDHGDHIWGGPPGSPEEDGDRFIEIWNLVFMQDEQFADGSTTPLPMQSIDTGMGLERISSLLQNTNNVFETDLMRALVEASADASSTGTDDKVITHHRVIADHLRSTSFLMADGVMPSNDGRGYVLRRIMRRAMRHAHLLGAKDPMMHLLVPALVHQMGAAYPELGQAQSMIEQTLLQEETRFRQTLDRGLKLLDEELLQLEEGANLPGETAFKLYDTFGFPLDLTQDALREKGRSVDAAGFDSAMAEQKAKARAAWSGTGEAADATIWFDVADQHGATDFLGYDTETAEGQIVALVQGGTSVKEASVGEEVQIALNQSPFYAESGGQVGDKGTLRTADGTADITDTRKTAGVFIHIAKVTTGSLKTGEAAVLEVDHARRTAIRANHSATHLLHEALREALGTHVAQRGSLNAEDRLRFDFSHTQALSSDEVVRVEADVNAYIRQNATVETRIMTPDDARALGAQALFGEKYGDEVRVVSMGHQDGSGKGVAGNTYSLELCGGTHVRQTGDIGALVILGDSASSAGVRRIEALTGAAAMSHLRAQDNRLAEVALDLKAQAVDVPDRVRALMEERRALSNEVAQLRRELAMAGGGGAAAPEVRDIGGVSFMAQVLSGITGKDLPGLVDQFKEKMGSGAVLLIADADGKAAVAAGVTKDLTDRLSAVDIVKAAVVELGGKGGGGRPDMAQGGARDVQNADAAVAAAEAIVKG, encoded by the coding sequence ATGCAAACGTTGAATGATATCCGCTCCACCTTCCTGTCTTACTTTGACAAGCAGGGGCACGCGGTTGTGCCCTCAAGTCCGCTGGTGCCCCGCAACGATCCGACCTTGATGTTTGCAAACTCGGGTATGGTGCAGTTCAAAAACCTGTTTACCGGCGTTGAGACGCGCGATTATCAACGGGCCGCCACGGCGCAGAAATGCGTGCGCGCCGGGGGTAAACACAACGATCTGGACAATGTGGGCATGACCGCGCGGCATCTGACATTCTTTGAGATGTTGGGGAATTTCAGTTTTGGCGATTATTTCAAAGAGCAGGCCATCCCCTTTGCCTGGGAGGTTTTGACCAAGGAATTGGGCATCCCCAAGGAAAAACTGCTGGTGACGGTCTATCACACCGATGATGAAGCCGCCGAAATCTGGAAAAAAGTCGCGGGTTTGCCGGATGATCGCATTATTCGCATCGCAACTGACGACAATTTCTGGCGTATGGGGCCAACCGGTCCATGCGGCCCTTGCACGGAAATCTTCTTTGATCACGGGGATCACATCTGGGGTGGCCCTCCCGGTTCGCCCGAGGAAGATGGCGACCGCTTCATCGAGATCTGGAACCTTGTTTTCATGCAGGATGAGCAATTCGCCGACGGCAGCACCACGCCCTTGCCGATGCAGTCCATTGACACCGGCATGGGTTTGGAGCGGATTTCATCCCTGCTCCAGAACACAAACAACGTTTTCGAAACCGATCTGATGCGGGCTCTGGTCGAGGCCTCCGCGGATGCGTCCTCGACCGGCACCGATGACAAGGTCATAACCCATCACCGCGTGATTGCGGATCATTTGCGCTCGACGTCCTTTCTGATGGCGGATGGGGTGATGCCGTCCAATGACGGACGCGGTTATGTCCTGCGCCGGATCATGCGCCGCGCCATGCGTCATGCCCATCTGCTGGGAGCCAAGGATCCCATGATGCACCTGTTGGTCCCCGCGCTCGTGCATCAGATGGGTGCGGCCTATCCCGAACTCGGACAGGCTCAGAGCATGATCGAACAGACGCTGTTGCAGGAAGAAACCCGCTTTCGCCAAACGCTGGATCGCGGTTTGAAGCTGCTGGATGAGGAGCTTTTGCAGTTGGAGGAGGGGGCGAACCTGCCGGGTGAAACAGCTTTCAAACTCTATGATACCTTTGGGTTTCCGTTGGATCTGACGCAGGACGCGCTGCGCGAAAAAGGGCGTTCGGTGGATGCTGCCGGTTTTGACAGTGCCATGGCTGAACAGAAGGCAAAGGCGCGCGCAGCATGGTCCGGAACCGGTGAGGCGGCGGATGCGACCATCTGGTTCGACGTCGCCGATCAACATGGTGCCACGGATTTTCTGGGCTATGACACGGAAACGGCGGAGGGCCAGATCGTGGCGCTGGTGCAGGGTGGCACGTCGGTTAAGGAGGCCTCTGTGGGGGAGGAGGTTCAAATCGCGCTGAACCAATCGCCTTTTTACGCCGAAAGCGGCGGGCAGGTCGGAGACAAGGGCACGCTCCGAACGGCAGACGGGACGGCCGACATCACCGATACGCGCAAGACTGCGGGGGTTTTCATCCATATCGCGAAAGTGACGACCGGATCACTCAAGACGGGTGAGGCCGCGGTTTTGGAGGTGGATCATGCGCGCCGAACGGCGATCCGCGCCAACCATTCGGCCACGCATCTGCTGCATGAAGCCCTGCGAGAAGCGCTTGGCACGCACGTGGCCCAACGCGGATCCCTCAACGCAGAGGATCGCTTGCGGTTCGATTTCAGCCACACGCAGGCGCTGAGTTCTGATGAGGTGGTCAGGGTCGAGGCGGATGTGAACGCCTATATCCGACAGAACGCAACCGTGGAGACCCGGATCATGACCCCGGATGATGCCCGCGCTCTTGGCGCGCAGGCGCTTTTTGGCGAGAAATACGGTGATGAAGTGCGCGTGGTGTCGATGGGTCATCAGGACGGCTCTGGCAAGGGCGTGGCAGGGAATACCTATTCACTTGAGCTTTGTGGGGGCACGCATGTGCGCCAGACCGGAGACATCGGCGCTCTTGTTATTCTGGGGGACAGTGCCAGCAGTGCCGGCGTGCGCCGGATTGAAGCCTTGACCGGGGCGGCGGCGATGTCACATCTGCGGGCGCAAGACAACAGGCTGGCCGAAGTTGCGCTGGACCTCAAAGCACAGGCGGTGGACGTGCCGGACCGGGTGCGCGCGCTGATGGAAGAACGGCGCGCCTTGTCAAATGAGGTGGCGCAGCTGCGTCGTGAGTTGGCCATGGCGGGTGGCGGTGGCGCTGCGGCACCGGAGGTGCGCGACATTGGTGGGGTCTCGTTCATGGCGCAGGTTTTGTCCGGCATCACTGGCAAGGACCTGCCCGGCTTGGTGGACCAATTCAAAGAAAAGATGGGCAGCGGGGCGGTTTTGCTGATCGCGGATGCGGACGGCAAGGCGGCGGTGGCCGCTGGTGTGACAAAGGATTTGACCGACAGGCTTTCCGCCGTGGATATTGTCAAGGCGGCAGTGGTTGAGTTGGGCGGTAAAGGCGGCGGTGGCAGGCCGGACATGGCCCAGGGTGGCGCGCGGGATGTTCAGAATGCCGATGCCGCCGTTGCTGCCGCAGAAGCGATCGTGAAAGGATAA
- a CDS encoding DUF1330 domain-containing protein: MGALWIAHVTVTDEEAYGKYAALATQAIADHGGVFIARGGKFVQLEGQARPRNVVARFPDIETAEKCYNSGVYQRALNHARDASERELMIIETNE, from the coding sequence ATGGGTGCACTTTGGATTGCGCATGTGACAGTCACGGATGAAGAAGCCTATGGCAAATACGCAGCCCTTGCCACGCAAGCAATTGCCGATCATGGCGGCGTGTTCATCGCACGGGGCGGAAAGTTCGTGCAACTTGAAGGGCAGGCACGTCCGCGCAATGTTGTCGCGCGTTTCCCGGATATTGAAACAGCGGAAAAATGTTATAATTCTGGTGTTTATCAACGTGCATTAAACCATGCGCGCGATGCCAGCGAACGCGAATTGATGATCATTGAAACCAATGAATGA
- the typA gene encoding translational GTPase TypA — protein sequence MDLRNIAIIAHVDHGKTTLVDELLKQSGTFRENQATSERAMDSNDLERERGITILAKATSVEWKGTRINIVDTPGHADFGGEVERILSMVDGVVLLVDAAEGPMPQTKFVTSKALALGLRPIVVLNKVDKPDAEPDRALDECFDLFANLGADDNQLDFPAMYASGRNGWADMELDGPRKDLSALFDLVVEHVPSPLQVARRDEPFQMLATTLGADPFIGRILTGRVEAGTLKAGETVKALSRDGDLIENFRVTKILAFRGLIQQPIDLAEAGDIVSLAGMSKATVADSIVAPQVSEALPAQPIDPPTITVTFGINDSPLAGRDGKKVQSRVIRERLMKEAESNVAIKISDTPGGEAFEVAGRGELQMGVLIENMRREGFELSISRPQVLFQDIDGERHEPIEEATIDVDDEYSGAVIEKITGVRRGELVEMKPAGAGKTRIVAHVPSRGLIGYHGEFLTDTRGTGVLNRVFHKWAPHKGAIPGRRAGVLISMENGTSVAYALWNLEERGKMMIGAQTDIYTGMIIGEHSRENDLEVNPLKGKKLTNVRASGTDEAVRLTTPITLSLEEAIAYIDDDELVEVTPNAIRLRKRYLDPHERKRMARAS from the coding sequence ATGGACCTGCGAAACATCGCAATTATCGCTCACGTTGACCACGGCAAAACCACGCTTGTGGATGAACTGCTCAAACAATCCGGGACGTTTCGCGAAAATCAGGCGACATCCGAACGCGCCATGGACAGCAACGATCTGGAACGCGAGCGCGGCATCACCATCCTCGCCAAAGCCACATCCGTGGAGTGGAAAGGCACTCGGATCAATATCGTGGACACGCCCGGTCACGCGGATTTCGGCGGTGAAGTCGAACGGATCCTCTCCATGGTTGATGGTGTTGTGTTGCTGGTGGATGCGGCTGAAGGGCCCATGCCACAGACCAAATTTGTGACCTCCAAGGCGCTGGCACTGGGTCTGCGACCGATCGTGGTGCTGAACAAGGTCGACAAACCGGATGCGGAACCGGATCGTGCACTGGATGAGTGTTTTGATTTGTTTGCCAATCTGGGCGCGGATGACAACCAGCTTGATTTCCCGGCGATGTATGCTTCCGGGCGTAACGGCTGGGCGGACATGGAGCTCGATGGCCCGCGCAAAGATCTGTCGGCGCTGTTTGATCTGGTCGTAGAGCATGTGCCAAGCCCGTTGCAGGTGGCGCGCCGTGACGAGCCGTTTCAGATGCTGGCCACAACGCTGGGCGCGGACCCGTTCATCGGACGCATTCTCACAGGTCGCGTTGAGGCCGGAACGCTGAAGGCAGGCGAAACCGTGAAGGCGCTGTCGCGTGACGGTGATCTGATCGAAAACTTCCGCGTGACAAAAATTCTAGCCTTCCGCGGGCTGATCCAGCAACCGATTGATCTGGCCGAAGCGGGTGACATCGTGAGCCTTGCAGGCATGTCCAAAGCCACCGTGGCCGACAGTATCGTCGCGCCGCAAGTCAGCGAGGCCCTGCCCGCACAACCGATTGATCCGCCCACCATTACGGTGACTTTTGGAATCAACGACAGCCCGCTGGCCGGACGCGATGGTAAAAAAGTCCAAAGCCGCGTCATCCGCGAACGCCTTATGAAAGAGGCCGAATCCAACGTCGCGATCAAGATCAGCGACACCCCCGGCGGCGAGGCATTCGAAGTCGCAGGGCGCGGCGAATTGCAAATGGGCGTTCTGATCGAAAACATGCGCCGCGAAGGATTTGAGCTGAGCATTTCGCGCCCCCAAGTGTTGTTTCAGGACATTGACGGCGAACGTCACGAGCCCATCGAAGAAGCCACCATCGACGTGGATGACGAATATTCCGGCGCGGTGATCGAGAAAATCACCGGCGTACGGCGCGGTGAACTGGTCGAAATGAAGCCCGCCGGCGCTGGGAAAACCCGCATTGTGGCACATGTGCCCTCGCGCGGGCTGATCGGGTATCACGGCGAATTCCTGACCGATACGCGCGGCACCGGCGTGTTGAACCGGGTGTTTCATAAATGGGCGCCGCACAAAGGTGCGATCCCCGGGCGTCGTGCGGGCGTGTTGATTTCCATGGAAAACGGCACCTCGGTGGCCTATGCGCTCTGGAACCTTGAAGAGCGTGGCAAGATGATGATCGGCGCACAGACCGATATTTACACAGGCATGATCATCGGTGAGCACAGCCGCGAGAACGATCTTGAAGTGAACCCGCTCAAGGGCAAGAAGCTGACCAACGTACGCGCCTCAGGCACCGATGAAGCGGTACGTCTGACCACGCCGATCACGCTGTCGCTGGAAGAGGCCATCGCCTATATCGACGATGATGAGCTGGTCGAAGTCACGCCCAATGCCATCCGGTTGCGTAAACGTTATCTGGACCCGCATGAGCGCAAACGCATGGCGCGCGCGAGCTAG
- a CDS encoding SMR family transporter: MPMHYIYLIFAIIAETIGTTALQASQQFSRLWPSVLVVIAYGVSFYLLALALKFMPVGIVYAIWSGLGIVMIAIIGYVVFGQRLDLPAVLGLSLIILGILIIHLFSQSATH; encoded by the coding sequence ATGCCGATGCATTACATCTATCTCATTTTTGCCATCATAGCCGAAACGATCGGGACGACGGCGTTGCAAGCCAGCCAGCAGTTCAGCAGATTGTGGCCCTCAGTGCTGGTTGTGATCGCTTATGGCGTTTCGTTTTATCTGCTCGCACTGGCGCTGAAATTCATGCCTGTGGGGATCGTCTATGCGATCTGGTCCGGCCTCGGCATCGTGATGATCGCGATCATCGGGTACGTGGTATTTGGCCAGCGCCTCGATCTGCCCGCCGTGCTCGGCCTGAGCCTGATCATCCTCGGCATTCTGATCATTCACCTGTTCTCGCAAAGCGCAACTCACTAG
- a CDS encoding Lrp/AsnC family transcriptional regulator produces the protein MVTIDETDRRILSFLQKDASQSLDVLGERVHLSRNACWRRIKALESAGVISARVTLLDPDSLGLGLMVFMMIRTNAHAPDWLETFKKATRDMPEILGVYRMTGDLDYLIRARVADMADYDRLYQALIRRVPLSDVSASFVMEQIKDTHQLPL, from the coding sequence GTGGTGACAATTGATGAAACAGACCGGCGCATTCTGTCATTCTTGCAGAAGGATGCCAGCCAATCGCTCGATGTCTTGGGTGAGCGGGTGCATCTCAGTCGGAACGCCTGCTGGCGCCGGATCAAAGCGCTGGAAAGTGCCGGTGTCATTTCTGCCCGCGTGACCCTGCTGGACCCGGATAGCTTGGGGCTTGGGCTTATGGTGTTCATGATGATCCGTACAAATGCCCATGCCCCGGATTGGCTGGAGACCTTCAAAAAGGCGACGCGCGATATGCCCGAAATCCTTGGCGTTTATCGCATGACGGGCGATCTGGATTATCTGATCCGCGCGCGTGTGGCTGATATGGCAGATTATGATCGATTGTATCAGGCCTTGATCCGCCGCGTCCCTTTGTCAGATGTTTCCGCCAGTTTCGTCATGGAGCAGATCAAAGACACGCACCAACTGCCGCTTTAA
- a CDS encoding DUF6356 family protein: protein MIQRIFLSHPATVDETFLQHMWFAMTFSASLFAAAGAALVHAFIPCLFEKTASRIITRLYERIHNRGA from the coding sequence ATGATCCAACGTATCTTTCTGTCCCACCCGGCCACCGTCGATGAAACGTTCCTTCAACATATGTGGTTTGCAATGACCTTTTCGGCGTCGTTGTTTGCAGCGGCCGGGGCGGCGCTTGTCCACGCCTTCATTCCTTGCCTGTTCGAAAAAACCGCAAGCCGGATCATCACACGCTTGTATGAACGCATCCACAACCGCGGCGCTTGA
- a CDS encoding NADP-dependent isocitrate dehydrogenase has protein sequence MTKIKVDNPIVELDGDEMTRIIWDFIKKKLILPYLDVDLKYYDLGMEARDATDDQITVDAAHAIKEHGVGVKCATITPDEARVEEFGLKQMWRSPNGTIRNILGGVIFRQPIICSNVPRLVPGWTKPIVVGRHAYGDQYRATDFKFPGAGKLTLKFVGEDGTEIEREVFDAPDSGVVMAMYNLDKSIIDFARASFNYGLSLGWPVYLSTKNTILKQYDGRFLELFQEIFDAEFADKFKEAGIWYEHRLIDDMVASAMKWSGGYVWACKNYDGDVQSDTVAQGFGSLGLMASVLMTPDGKVVESEAAHGTVTRHYRQHQKGEQTSTNSIASIYAWTGGLKHRAKLDENAPLAHFAETLEKVVVDTVESGFMTKDLALLVGPNQKWLTTMGFLEKVDENLNKALAG, from the coding sequence ATGACCAAAATCAAGGTCGATAACCCCATCGTCGAACTCGACGGCGATGAAATGACCCGCATCATCTGGGACTTCATCAAGAAAAAGCTGATCCTGCCCTATCTGGACGTGGACCTTAAATATTACGATCTGGGGATGGAGGCCCGCGACGCCACGGATGACCAAATCACCGTTGACGCGGCCCACGCAATCAAAGAGCACGGGGTCGGCGTCAAATGTGCAACCATCACACCGGATGAGGCGCGGGTTGAGGAATTTGGGCTCAAACAGATGTGGCGGTCACCCAATGGCACGATTCGAAACATTCTGGGCGGGGTGATCTTCCGCCAGCCGATCATTTGCAGCAATGTACCCCGCCTTGTGCCGGGCTGGACCAAGCCAATTGTAGTGGGACGTCACGCTTACGGTGATCAATACCGCGCAACCGATTTCAAATTCCCCGGTGCGGGCAAACTGACGTTGAAATTCGTTGGGGAAGACGGCACCGAGATTGAGCGCGAGGTTTTTGACGCGCCTGACAGCGGCGTGGTTATGGCCATGTATAACCTGGATAAATCCATCATTGATTTTGCCCGCGCCTCTTTCAATTACGGTCTCAGCCTTGGCTGGCCCGTTTATTTGTCCACCAAAAATACCATCCTGAAGCAATATGACGGCCGGTTTCTGGAATTGTTCCAAGAGATATTTGACGCGGAGTTTGCCGATAAATTCAAGGAGGCCGGGATTTGGTATGAACACCGATTGATCGACGATATGGTGGCTTCCGCGATGAAATGGTCGGGCGGCTATGTCTGGGCGTGCAAGAACTACGATGGTGATGTGCAATCGGACACGGTTGCGCAGGGATTTGGCTCACTGGGGTTAATGGCCTCGGTCTTGATGACTCCCGACGGCAAGGTTGTGGAATCCGAAGCCGCCCATGGCACGGTGACGCGCCACTATCGCCAGCATCAAAAAGGCGAACAGACTTCCACCAATTCCATCGCATCGATCTATGCATGGACAGGCGGGTTGAAGCACCGTGCGAAACTCGACGAAAACGCGCCGCTCGCGCATTTTGCAGAAACTTTGGAAAAGGTCGTGGTGGATACCGTCGAGAGTGGCTTCATGACCAAGGACCTTGCGCTGCTGGTCGGTCCTAATCAAAAATGGCTGACAACGATGGGCTTTCTGGAGAAGGTCGACGAGAACCTGAACAAGGCGCTGGCCGGTTAA
- a CDS encoding HD domain-containing protein, whose product MNDRLTAQIDFLSEADRLKSILRASRLHDDSRHENSAEHSWHVMLYAYVLADQAGSDVQIDRVLKMLLLHDLVEIDAGDNPIHGQVDEDAMALAEAAAADRIFGLLPADQARSFRALWDEFEAATSPDAVFAKSIDRVQTPIGNLANGGGTWTEYNVSYEQLEARVGIPIKRGAPTLWQWLHPKLQAFFAQK is encoded by the coding sequence ATGAATGATCGCCTGACCGCTCAGATCGACTTTCTGAGCGAAGCAGACCGGTTGAAGTCCATCCTGCGCGCCTCGCGACTGCATGATGACAGCCGGCACGAAAACTCCGCTGAACATTCATGGCACGTGATGCTTTATGCCTATGTACTGGCGGATCAGGCCGGATCAGATGTGCAGATCGACCGGGTTCTCAAGATGCTTCTGCTGCATGATCTGGTAGAGATTGACGCGGGCGATAACCCGATCCATGGACAGGTCGATGAGGACGCCATGGCGCTGGCGGAGGCGGCAGCGGCGGATCGCATTTTCGGCTTGCTGCCTGCGGATCAGGCGCGTTCCTTTCGCGCACTCTGGGACGAGTTTGAGGCCGCGACAAGTCCCGACGCGGTTTTTGCCAAATCCATCGACCGCGTTCAGACACCGATAGGAAACCTCGCCAATGGCGGTGGCACATGGACCGAGTATAATGTGTCCTATGAGCAGCTTGAAGCGCGCGTCGGTATTCCGATCAAGCGCGGTGCACCAACCCTCTGGCAGTGGTTACATCCCAAACTGCAGGCGTTTTTTGCACAAAAATGA